GCACGCGCGAGGGCCGCAGCGGCGAGGGCATTGGCGACGAGGTGCGGCGGGACGCTCGGCGCGTCGCCCTGCAGGTCAGCGAGCGTGCCGAGCTCGGCCGCGGTCGCGGCCCGGTCCTCCACGAAGGCTCGGTCGGCGAGCACGTCGTCGACCAGGCCGAGCATCGACGGGCCGGGGCTGCCGAGGGTGAAGCTGACGGCGCGGCAGCCCTCGATGACATCGGCCTCCTCGACGAGGCGGCGGGTGGCCGGGTCCTGCTCGTTGTAGACGCAGGCGATCTCGGTGTTGGCGTAGACCTTGCCCTTGGCCGCGGCGTACTCCTCGAAGGAGCCGTGCCAGTCGATGTGGTCGGGCGCGATGTTGAGGCAGGCGGCCGCCTGGGGACGAAGGGAGTCGCTCCAGTGCAGCTGGAAGCTGCTCAGCTCGACGGCGATGACGTCGTAGGGGTCCGGGTGCTGGACCAGGTCGAGGACCGGGGTGCCGACATTGCCGCCGCTCGCGGCGCGCAGCCCCGCGGCGCGCAGGATCGAGGTGAGCATCTGCACGGTGGTCGTCTTGCCGTTGGTGCCGGTGACGAGGAGCCAGGGGGCTCCCCCTTCGCTCGGGCGCAACCGCCAGGCGAGCTCGACATCGCCCCAGATCGGGATGCCGGCCTCGGCGGCTGCGGCCAGCAGGGGCTGGTGCGGGGGCCAGCCGGGCGAGGTGACGACGAGGTCGATCTCGTCCGCGGGGACGGGCAGCGCGCTCTCGGCCCCGTCGCCGAGGTGCAGGTGCGCGTCGAGGACCTCGAGGATCTGGGCCCGCTGCGCCATGGACGTGCCGGCCTCGGGCGTCTTGGCATCGACGACGTGCACGTCGGCCCCGTACTGGAGGAGGGCGTCCGCGGCGGCGTAGCCGCTCACCCCGAGCCCCGTCACGACGACGCGCAGGCCACTCCAGTCGGCCTCGCTGCTGGTCAGACCGGCCAGCCGTGCTCCGCGCGGGTGGGCACCGCTCACGGTGCTCCCACGACCCATTCGCCGTAGAAGAGCGCCAGCCCGGCGCCGACGAAGAGTCCGGCGATGATCCAGAAGCGGATGACGATCGTGACCTCGGCCCACCCGAGCAGCTCGAAGTGGTGCTGGAGGGGGGCCATCCGGAAGACCCGCTTGCCCGTGGTCTTGAAGGAGGCGACCTGGATGATGACCGAGGCCGTGATCGTGACGAAGAGACCGCCGAGGATGACGATGAGCAGCTCGGTGCGCGAGAGGATCGCGAGCCCGGCGAGGGCACCACCGAGGGCGAGCGACCCGGTGTCACCCATGAAGATCTTGGCCGGCGAGGCATTCCACCAGAGGAAGCCGAAGCAGGCGCCGGTGCCCGCGGCCGCGACGACCGCGAGATCGAGGGGATCTCGCACGTCGTAGCAGTTGATCCCCGGGTTGGTCTGGCAGTTCTGGTTGAACTGCCAGATCGAGATGACGACGTACGCAGCGAAGACCATGACCGAGGAGCCGGTGGCCAGGCCGTCGAGACCATCGGTGAGGTTGACCCCGTTGGACGTCCCGGCGATCATCAGGTTGGCCCAGAGGATGAAGAGGATCATCCCGATGACCGGCCCGGCGAAGGCCAGGTCGATCGCCGTGTCCCGCACGAAGGAGATGTGTGTCGACGCCGGGCGACGCAGGGCGTCGTTGGGGAACTGGAGGGCGAGCACGGCGAAGACGATGCCCACCGCGGCCTGCCCCATGAGCTTTTGACCCGACTTCAGACCCAGGCTGCGCTGGCGACTGATCTTGATGAAGTCGTCGGCGAACCCGACGGCCCCCATGCCCACCATGAGGAAGAGGACGAGCAGACCGCTCACGGTCGGGGGTTGCCACAGCACCAGGTGCGCGAGCGTGTAGGCCAGCACCGTGGCGAGGATGATGACGGCGCCACCCATGGTGGGCGTACCCCGCTTGGTGTGGTGCGAGGTGGGTCCATCGTCACGGATGAACTGTCCGTACCCCTGCTTGACGAGGTACTTGATGAACATCGGTGTCCCGAGCAACGCCAGGACGAGAGAGACGACGGACGCGATGACGACTGCCTTCACGAGCGGGCCTCCCTGTCGACGATGCGATCTCCGAGCCACCGTAGTCCGGCATCACGGCTCGACTTGAACACGGCGATGTCCGGCGTGGCGAGCTCGGTCGCCAGGACGGCCTCTGCCGCCTCGGCG
The genomic region above belongs to Janibacter limosus and contains:
- the murD gene encoding UDP-N-acetylmuramoyl-L-alanine--D-glutamate ligase, which translates into the protein MGRGSTVSGAHPRGARLAGLTSSEADWSGLRVVVTGLGVSGYAAADALLQYGADVHVVDAKTPEAGTSMAQRAQILEVLDAHLHLGDGAESALPVPADEIDLVVTSPGWPPHQPLLAAAAEAGIPIWGDVELAWRLRPSEGGAPWLLVTGTNGKTTTVQMLTSILRAAGLRAASGGNVGTPVLDLVQHPDPYDVIAVELSSFQLHWSDSLRPQAAACLNIAPDHIDWHGSFEEYAAAKGKVYANTEIACVYNEQDPATRRLVEEADVIEGCRAVSFTLGSPGPSMLGLVDDVLADRAFVEDRAATAAELGTLADLQGDAPSVPPHLVANALAAAALARAHGVPPVAVRDGLRAWRPEPHRIAHVATHGEVHWVDDSKATNPHAAQASLTAYEHVVWVAGGLLKGADVDELVAAAAGRLRAAVLIGRDRERIAAALARHAPEVPVIDVEATDTGAMDLVVRHAGELARPGDVVLLAPAAASMDMFDNYGARGDAFAAAVDRYLQEG
- the mraY gene encoding phospho-N-acetylmuramoyl-pentapeptide-transferase, with the translated sequence MKAVVIASVVSLVLALLGTPMFIKYLVKQGYGQFIRDDGPTSHHTKRGTPTMGGAVIILATVLAYTLAHLVLWQPPTVSGLLVLFLMVGMGAVGFADDFIKISRQRSLGLKSGQKLMGQAAVGIVFAVLALQFPNDALRRPASTHISFVRDTAIDLAFAGPVIGMILFILWANLMIAGTSNGVNLTDGLDGLATGSSVMVFAAYVVISIWQFNQNCQTNPGINCYDVRDPLDLAVVAAAGTGACFGFLWWNASPAKIFMGDTGSLALGGALAGLAILSRTELLIVILGGLFVTITASVIIQVASFKTTGKRVFRMAPLQHHFELLGWAEVTIVIRFWIIAGLFVGAGLALFYGEWVVGAP